The proteins below come from a single Rosa rugosa chromosome 2, drRosRugo1.1, whole genome shotgun sequence genomic window:
- the LOC133731276 gene encoding protein SRC2-like: protein MNHVVEFRRRSKTAPAAKLREIEVLIISAQDLKDVKHVTQMRPYAVVYVEKDVHVARTRVDEQGGTNPTWNEVVRVKFREEMADKEHVLAAVNVDIYAHGHVREKPVGSARVLLCDVLKGGDAREPADNPIQCLTVQVWRPSGRPQGLLNLWVPPTGRFLIRRESLSFSVREAAEEEEEEVVAVKGGEEE from the coding sequence ATGAACCACGTGGTTGAATTCCGGCGAAGGAGCAAGACGGCGCCGGCCGCCAAGCTCCGAGAGATAGAGGTCCTGATAATCTCGGCGCAAGACCTCAAGGACGTGAAGCACGTAACGCAGATGAGACCTTACGCGGTGGTGTACGTGGAAAAGGACGTGCACGTAGCGAGGACGCGCGTGGACGAGCAGGGCGGCACCAACCCCACGTGGAACGAGGTGGTGAGGGTGAAGTTCCGGGAGGAGATGGCGGACAAGGAGCACGTGCTGGCGGCGGTGAACGTGGACATCTACGCCCACGGGCACGTGAGGGAGAAGCCGGTGGGGAGCGCCAGGGTGCTGCTCTGCGACGTTTTGAAAGGCGGCGATGCCCGAGAGCCGGCGGACAATCCGATACAGTGCTTGACAGTTCAGGTGTGGAGGCCGTCCGGGAGGCCTCAGGGGCTGCTCAACCTGTGGGTCCCTCCCACCGGGAGGTTCTTGATAAGGAGGGAGTCGTTGTCGTTTAGTGTGAGGGAGGCGgcggaggaagaggaggaggaggtggtggcgGTGAAAGGTGGTGAAGAGGAGTAG
- the LOC133733014 gene encoding DNA replication licensing factor MCM3 gives MDISEEVRAAHRRELTTFLEDGTYMDDIKAVLNRKDRRLIVNISDLHSYGDLGNRILRNPSDYMQAFNDAATEVASKIDPKYMKSGDQLLVGFNGPFVSRGVTPRDLLSEYIGSMVSVRGIVTKCSLVRPKVVKSVHFCPTTGNFMTREYRDITSNMGLPTGTVYPTRDENGNLLVTEYGLCKYKDHQTLSMQEVPENSAPGQLPRTVDVIVEDDLVDKCKPGDRVAVVGIYKALPGKSKGSVNGVFRTVLIANNVTQLNKEAQSPQYSAEDLTNIKKIAERDDAFDLLGNSLAPSIYGHSWIKKAVILLMLGGVEKNLKNGTHLRGDINMMMVGDPSVAKSQLLRAIMNIAPLAISTTGRGSSGVGLTAAVTSDQETGERRLEAGAMVLADRGVVCIDEFDKMNDQDRVAIHEVMEQQTVTIAKAGIHASLNARCSVVAAANPIYGSYDRSLTPTKNIGLPDSLLSRFDLLFIVLDQMDPDIDRQVSEHVLRMHRYRSASGGEAMLDANSGYGGEDEIDNDSTVFVKYNRMLHGKKTSRGQKRDTLTIKFLKKYIHYAKHRIQPDLTDEASEQIATAYAELRDASSNAKTGGTLPITARTLETIIRLSTAHAKLKLSRKVTKSDVDAALKVLNFAIYHKELTDMEEREQEREMERNGRDVHRSGENDGSRNRTANRDGATIDAMEIDDPPTQSATNISSDRKEAFNSLFGGHMREKRLDSISIEDIEMAVNERADSRYSRAEIIVLLEKLQEDNRVMIADGTVVMIS, from the exons ATGGACATCAGCGAAGAAGTCAGGGCCGCTCACCGCCGAGAGCTCACTACCTTCTTGGAAGATGGA ACGTACATGGACGACATCAAGGCCGTCCTCAACCGCAAGGACCGCCGCCTCATCGTCAACATCTCCGATCTCCACTCCTACGGCGACCTCGGCAACAG GATTCTGAGAAATCCGAGTGATTATATGCAAGCGTTTAACGATGCGGCCACGGAGGTCGCCAGCAAGATCGATCCTAAGTACATGAAGTCAGGGGATCAGCTTCTTGTGGGGTTTAATGGCCCCTTTGTGTCTCGCGGCGTCACGCCGAGAGATCTGCTCTCTGAGTACATTGGATCCATGGTTTCGGTTCGAGGCATTGTCACCAAAT GTTCTCTTGTGAGGCCAAAAGTTGTTAAGAGTGTTCATTTCTGCCCTACAACTGGGAACTTTATGACTCGTGAATACCGAGACATTACATCCAACATGGGTTTGCCTACAGGAACTGTTTATCCCACCAGG GATGAAAATGGCAACTTACTGGTGACTGAGTATGGATTGTGCAAATACAAAGATCATCAGACTTTGTCAATGCAAGAAGTGCCTGAAAACTCTGCTCCTGGTCAGCTCCCAAGAACAGTGGATGTCATAGTTGAGGATGACCTTGTAGATAAGTGCAAACCAGGAGACCGTGTGGCTGTTGTAGGGATTTACAAAGCTCTTCCTGGTAAAAGTAAGGGAAGTGTGAACGGAGTATTCAG GACGGTTCTCATAGCTAACAATGTTACTCAGCTCAACAAAGAGGCACAATCGCCACAATATAGTGCTGAAGACCTGACTAATATAAAAAAGATAGCAGAGAGAGATGATGCATTTGATCTGCTTGGCAATTCACTTGCACCTTCTATTTATGGGCATTCGTGGATAAAGAAAGCAGTGATACTATTAATGCTTGGTGGAGTAGAAAAGAACCTAAAGAATGGCACCCACTTACGAGG TGACATTAACATGATGATGGTTGGTGATCCTTCTGTTGCCAAGTCTCAACTTTTAAGAGCAATTATGAATATTGCTCCATTGGCAATATCCACTACTGGTCGGGGTTCTTCTGGTGTTGGTTTGACAGCTGCTGTTACTTCAGATCAAGAGACAG GAGAGAGAAGGCTAGAAGCTGGTGCCATGGTTCTTGCTGATCGCGGTGTTGTCTGTATTGATGAATTTGACAAAATGAATGATCAAGATCGCGTTGCCATACATGAAGTTATGGAACAGCAGACTGTTACTATTGCCAAAGCTGGAATCCATGCATCTCTCAACGCGCGGTGCAGTGTGGTGGCTGCTGCAAATCCCATATATGGCTCT TATGATCGTTCATTGACACCAACAAAGAATATCGGACTTCCAGACTCTTTGCTTTCTCGTTTTGATTTGCTGTTTATTGTATTGGATCAAATGGATCCTGATATTGACCGTCAAGTCTCAGAGCACGTATTGCGTATGCATCGGTATCGTTCTGCATCTGGAG GTGAAGCAATGCTTGATGCGAACTCAGGATATGGAGGAGAAGATGAAATTGATAACGACTCCACTGTATTTGTCAAGTATAACCGGATGCTTCATGGAAAGAAAACATCTAGGGGTCAGAAGCGCGATACCCTCACAATCAAGTTTCTAAAGAAGTACATCCATTATGCAAAGCATAGGATTCAGCCTGATCTGACTGATGAG GCATCTGAACAAATTGCAACAGCATATGCAGAACTCAGAGATGCCAGTTCAAATGCAAAG ACTGGAGGAACACTTCCAATTACTGCCAGAACCTTAGAAACAATCATTCGTCTCTCAACTGCTCATGCAAAATTGAAGTTGAGCAGAAAG GTTACAAAATCTGATGTTGACGCTGCTCTAAAAGTTTTAAACTTCGCAATATATCACAAGGAGTTGACTGACATGGAGGAACGGGAGCAAGAAAGAGAAATGGAGAGGAATGGCAGGGATGTTCATCGTTCAGGTGAAAATGATGGGTCTCGCAATAGAACTGCTAATAGAGATGG TGCAACAATTGATGCGATGGAAATAGATGACCCTCCTACCCAATCTGCTACTAATATTTCTTCTGATAG AAAAGAAGcatttaattctttatttggcGGGCATATGCGAGAAAAGCGCTTGGATAGCATATCCATTGAGGATATTGAGATGGCTGTCAATGAAAGAGCAGATTCCCGTTACTCAAGGGCAGAGATAATAGTCCTGTTAGAG AAACTTCAAGAGGATAACAGAGTGATGATAGCTGATGGAACAGTGGTTATGATCTCATAA
- the LOC133729286 gene encoding uncharacterized protein At2g34460, chloroplastic: MAAPLPLILRNPSSLLAPIPTKPPLRLPNTHSHSHHYSPLSTTKPFSVISLSSSSTTRPLFPILNSSKMEGGETTGNEITEEVTETTTEATSVNGLKKIFVAGATGSTGKRIVEQLLARGYGVKAGVRDLEKAKTSLPSNNPALEIVKADVTEGSAKLAEAISSDSEAVICATGFSYGWDVFAPWKVDNFGTVNLVDACRKVGVKRFILVSSILVNGASMGQILNPAYIFLNIFGLTLIAKLQAENYIRKSGINYTIIRPGGLRNEPPTGNLVMEPEDTLSGGTISRDLVAEVAIEALVTPEASYKVVEIVSSADAPKRTYEELFGSVKQR; the protein is encoded by the exons ATGGCAGCTCCGCTGCCTCTCATTCTCAGAAACCCTTCTTCTCTCTTAGCTCCGATCCCGACGAAGCCTCCTCTCCGTCTCCCCAACACTCACTCCCACAGCCACCACTACTCCCCTCTCTCCACAACCAAACCCTTTTCCGTCATTtcactctcctcctcctctaccaCCAGGCCCTTATTCCCCATCCTTAACTCCTCTAAG ATGGAAGGGGGTGAAACCACTGGGAATGAAATCACAGAGGAAGTTACTGAGACCACAACTGAAGCAACAAGTGTGAATGGTTTGAAGAAGATTTTTGTGGCTGGTGCTACTGGGAGCACTGGTAAAAGAATTGTTGAGCAGTTACTGGCTAGGGGTTATGGAGTAAAAGCTGGAGTTCGGGACTTGGAAAAAGCCAAAACTAGTCTTCCAAGCAACAACCCAGCTCTTGAAATT GTGAAAGCAGATGTGACAGAGGGTTCTGCGAAGTTGGCAGAAGCAATTAGTAGTGATTCGGAAGCTGTGATTTGCGCTACGGGGTTTAGCTATGGATGGGATGTGTTTGCTCCATGGAAG GTTGATAATTTTGGGACAGTTAACCTTGTCGATGCATGCCGTAAAGTTGGTGTGAAGAGGTTTATTCTGGTCAGTTCCATTTTAGTCAATGGAGCATCAATGGGGCAGATTCTCAATCCGGCTTACATTTTTCTTAATATATTTGGACTCACTTTAATCGCAAAGCTTCAGGCAGAGAATTATATCAGGAAGTCTGGTATAAACTACACAATAATAAGGCCTGGTGGGTTGAGAAATGAACCTCCAACAGGGAATCTTGTGATGGAGCCAGAG GACACACTATCTGGAGGCACCATCTCCAGAGATCTGGTTGCGGAAGTAGCTATCGAGGCATTGGTCACTCCTGAAGCATCTTACAAGGTAGTTGAGATAGTTTCCAGTGCTGATGCCCCCAAGCGTACATACGAGGAACTATTTGGTTCGGTTAAGCAACGGTGA
- the LOC133733011 gene encoding endochitinase EP3-like codes for MTIRTKSLFFTILGLAFVAQIAIAQNCGCAANLCCSKYGYCGTSKAYCGKGCQAGPCTTTTPTPTTNGGSVANIVTTKFFNGIINQAASNCAGKSFYTRQAFLKALGSYRNFGTSGSAEKNKREIAAFFAQVTHETGHFCYIEEIYRGTYCKRSTNYPCNPKKKYYGRGPLQLTWNYNYGAAGKAIGFDGLNSPEKVASDPVVAFKTSLWFWMNNVHSVLSQGFGATTRAINGGECGGGAPKQVQARINYYKKYCTQLNVSPGANLYC; via the exons ATGACAATTAGGACAAAATCCCTCTTTTTCACCATCCTAGGCCTAGCATTTGTAGCCCAAATTGCAATAGCTCAAAACTGCGGGTGTGCCGCAAACCTGTGTTGCAGCAAATATGGTTATTGCGGCACCAGCAAGGCCTACTGCGGCAAGGGTTGTCAAGCAGGACCTTGTACTACCACCACTCCAACACCAACTACTAACGGTGGCTCGGTGGCGAACATTGTGACCACTAAATTCTTTAATGGGATTATTAACCAGGCTGCCTCTAACTGTGCCGGGAAGAGCTTCTACACCAGACAGGCTTTTCTCAAGGCCCTCGGCTCTTACCGCAATTTTGGTACCAGCGGTTCCGCTGAAAAGAATAAGCGGGAGATTGCAGCTTTCTTTGCTCAGGTCACTCATGAGACTGGCC ATTTTTGCTACATAGAAGAGATATATCGCGGTACCTACTGCAAGAGAAGTACAAACTACCCATGCAACCCTAAAAAGAAGTACTATGGGCGAGGACCACTCCAACTCACCTGGAACTACAATTACGGAGCGGCCGGAAAAGCTATTGGCTTTGACGGCTTAAACTCCCCTGAAAAGGTGGCTTCAGACCCTGTGGTGGCGTTCAAGACGAGCTTGTGGTTTTGGATGAACAATGTTCACTCTGTTCTAAGCCAAGGATTTGGAGCCACAACTCGAGCCATCAACGGTGGGGAATGTGGCGGCGGAGCCCCAAAACAAGTTCAAGCTCGCATCAACTATTACAAGAAGTATTGCACCCAACTTAATGTTTCTCCGGGTGCCAATCTCTATTGCTAA
- the LOC133731277 gene encoding uncharacterized protein LOC133731277: MVTINSNVTGDDMGKSVVNPISVVISDSSKHGEKPEKFNETDFKQKMLFYLTTLSLTKFLKEDAPASGSSVEAAAATDAWHHSDFLCKNYILNGLDNASYNVYSPMKTAKALWESLDKKYKTEDARKKKYIIGCFLDYKMIDSKSAEKMDMTEALQVSCVIEILPPSWKEFKNYLKHKRKEMDLEDLSARLRVEEDNRIANKKNGINSMAANAHVVEDGPGNKNRKGKTNNYKKYKGKAKEVHIAEEDKLSCGISYINLSTVISEVNVITNSDDWWVDTGATRHICFDKKMFTTYEEMDQGEQLFMGNSSTSGIEGQGNVTLKLTSGKILTLTEVLHVPDI, translated from the exons ATGGTGACAATTAATTCAAATGTTACTGGTGATGATATGGGAAAAAGCGTGGTTAATCCTATATCTGTGGTGATATCAGACTCCTCTAAACATGGAGAGAAACCTGAGAAGTTCAATGAGACAGACTTCAAGCAAAAAATGCTCTTCTACCTGACAACCTTGAGTTTGACAAAATTTTTGAAGGAAGATGCCCCTGCTAGTGGCTCATCTGTGGAGGCTGCTGCTGCTACAGATGCTTGGCATCATTCTGATTTTCTGTGCAAAAACTACATCCTCAATGGATTGGACAATGCATCATACAATGTCTATAGTCCAATGAAAACTGCTAAGGCCTTATGGGAGTCTCTTGACAAGAAATATAAGACCGAGGACGCtagaaagaagaaatatatCATTGGGTGTTTTCTTGATTACAAGATGATAGACTCCAAATCG GCTGAAAAAATGGATATGACTGAAGCTTTACAAGTtagttgtgtgattgaaataTTACCTCCATCTTGGAAAGAGTTTAAGAATTATCTCAAACATAAGCGCAAGGAAATGGACCTTGAAGATCTGAGTGCGAGGCTAAGGGTTGAGGAAGACAACCGGATTGCTAACAAGAAGAATGGAATTAATTCCATGGCAGCAAATGCACATGTTGTTGAAGATGGACCAGGGAATAAAAA CCGTAAAGGAAAGACAAACAACTACAAGAAGTACAAAGGCAAAGCCAAGGAGGTTCACATAGCCGAAGAGGACAAGCTTTCATGTGGAATTTCTTATATCAATCTGTCAACTGTGATCTCTGAAGTAAATGTGATAACCAACAGTGATGATTGGTGGGTGGACACTGGGGCTACACGCCACATTTGTTTTGACAAGAAGATGTTCACTACATATGAAGAAATGGATCAAGGTGAGCAACTCTTTATGGGAAATTCCTCTACTTCTGGAATTGAAGGCCAAGGTAATGTGACACTCAAGTTGACATCTGGCAAGATTCTCACTCTAACAGAAGTACTTCATGTTCCTGATATTTGA